The DNA region CCAATTCACGACGAAAAAAATAATTTCGAATGCAGGAATCAAAGGAGAAATCCTAGTTTTCTCTGATGCGGAAAATGCTTTGGATTTTTTTCATGCGGAATTTCAAAACAAAGACAGGCTTCCCGACATAATCTTTTTAGATATCAATATGCCGCTTATGGACGGTTGGCAATTTTTAGATGCCTTTGAAAAAATCTTACCTAGTTTTCCAAAATCCATTGAGGTTTTCCTTGTCAGTTCATCTGTCGACAGCGCCGACACAGACCGTGCTGCCAAAATTCCCATCATCTCCGGGTACATATTCAAACCCTTTACAAAAGAAAAACTTTTGGAATCAATTTCGCACGTCCAATCTTAGCTTGTCAGTATTTTACTTCGTATATAGAAATGGACGCACACCTTATGGATCAGATACTCAATTGGATTGAAACCTATCCTTTGTCTTCCACATTCGTTGGACTGTTGTTGTTTCTTGTTTTGGTTTTTATCCGAGACATCACACAAAAAACGCACACGATTCAGAGAAACTTCCCGATCGTCGGCCGGCTTCGTTATTTCTTAGAAATGATTGGGCCCGAACTCAGACAATATTGGGTGGCCCACGATAAAGAAGAACGTCCCTTCGATCGTACGGAAAGAAGTTGGATTTACGCCACAGCCAAAGGCCAAAACAATAACTTTGGATTTGGAACTACAGAAATCCAATACGAACCTGGATATCCTATCATCAAACACAAAGCCTTTCCTTATCCAGAAGCCAAGGCTTACATCCACAACCAAGACCCAAGTTGTATTCCCTGTTTAAAAATCATTGGGTCCAAACGTAAATTTCCTTATAGACCTTACTCTATCGTTAATATCTCTGCAATGTCCTTTGGTTCTCTTGGTAAAAATGCGGTGTTGGCACTGAATAGAGGTGCGAGGGATTCCGGCGCCTATCAGAACACAGGTGAAGGTGGCCTCAGCCATTACCATATGGAAGGTGCTGATATGGTTTGGCAAATTGGCACTGGATACTTTGGAGCCAGAGACAAATCAGGAAAGTTTAGTTTGGATGTTTTAAAAGAGAAAGTGGCAAAAAATCCATGTATCAAAATGATTGAAATCAAACTTTCACAGGGCGCCAAACCAGGGAAAGGTGGAATCCTTCCTGCAAAAAAAGTAAACGCAGAAATTGCTGCCATCCGCCATGTAGAAGAAGGTAAAGATTGTATCTCTCCCAACTCACACAGTGAGTTTACCAATGTCAAAGAACTCGTTCAATTCATAGAAAGAATCGCTTCTGGAACCGGATTACCTGTCGGAATCAAAAGTGCCGTTGGGGAAATTGAATTTTGGGAAGAACTGGCCCGTGAAATGAAACAAACTTCTCTAGGCCCAGACTTCATCACCATCGATGGTGGAGAAGGGGGAACAGGTGCCGCTCCTCTCACCTATGCAGACCATGTATCCTTACCTTTTAAAATAGGATTCCAAAGAGTTTATACTCTGTTTCAAAAAGAAGGATTGTCCGAACAAATTGTTTGGATTGGTTCAGGAAAACTTGGATTTCCTGACCGAGCCGTCGTAGCAATCGCCATGGGATGTGATCTCATCAATATCGCAAGAGAAGCCATGTTGTCTATCGGTTGTATCCAAGCACAGAAATGCCATACAGATCATTGTCCTGCAGGGGTTGCCACTCAGAACTGGTGGTTGCAACGCGGAGTGGATCCAACCATCAAAGGAAAACGTGCGGCCAAGTACATCCAAGGATTTCGAAAAGAACTTTTGAGTTTGGCCCATTCTTGTGGTTACGAACACCCGGGCCAATTCACAGGCCAAGATATCGAAATTAGTATGGGTATGAACCGGTACCAAACCTTAGAGGGGTTACTCGGTTACAAAAGAGATGAAGTGAATTTTACAAAACTTCAAGATTATACAGTTTTTCCAAAACGACAAGCCTAAATGAAAAAACTCTTTCTGATTCTTATTTTATTCCAACTCAGTTGTCTTTCAGAGGAGAGGAATGTAAAAGCAGAAGCAGAGAAAGGTTATCTGGATCTAAGGAATCACTCTTTTACAGAACACGCATATATTGCCTTAAACGGGGAATGGAAATTTTTTTGGAATACTCCACCTTCTAAAATCAGAGAAACAGATTCAGACTTTTATTTAAATCTTCCTAACCATTGGAATGGATACAAAATGCCTTACGGTTCTTTAGGTGGATTTGGCCAGGCAAGTTTTAGAATCAAAATCAAACTGAATGAAAAACTTTCCGAAACCATGGCCCTCACAGTCCATGAACAGGACACTTCGTACGCCATTTATGTAAACGGAAAGTATTTAGGAGGTTCGGGAATTCCTGGACCCAATGCGAACGAATTTGTTCCACAAGTTAAATCAACTTTGGTTGTTTTACCTGAAACCTCTGACTTAACTATCGATCTTTATGTTGCCAATTATGTACATAGAAAAGGTGGAATTTGGAACGATATTGTTTTATCTACATATACAAATGCAGAAAGTAGACTTACCAAACGAAAAATAAACGAAACCATGTTATCCTCGGTTTTAGCCTTTGTTGGTTTATTTTTTCTAGTGATGTATTTTTACAATCGTGATGGGAAACATACCATGGGGATCTTTCTATTTTCTTTGGCAGTATTCTTTAGAACCATTTCCACCGGAGAGCGAATCATATCAGAATTTTATGATTTTCCTTATTGGTTTTTGTTACGACTGGAATACATTTCTTGGTTCTGGTCGGCTCCCCTACTTTATCATTATTTTTATACACTTTTTCCCGAAGACTTTTCTAAAAAAGTGGGGAACTTCTTTTATACACTTTCGTTCATTTTAAGTTTAGGATTGTTATTACCACCTGTTTATTTTACGGAAACGGCATCCATTTATCCGATCGCTTTTGTTGGTAACGGTGTTTATATTTTTGTTTATTTGTATAGAGCTTACAAAAAAAGCAGAATGGAATCAAAGCTCTTGTTAGCTGGCATGCTCTTAGTTTTAGTTGCTGCCACAAACGATGTCCTACATGCAGAATCTTACATCCACACCATGTACGTCGGTCCTACGAGCGTAGTGGTATTTGTATTTTTGCAAGTCATCACTTTTGGACGGATTGTTCGCCAAAACATCACCAAATCTTTGGAATTTGCCCACGAACAAAAACAACTCAGCCATTCCTTTAGCCGTTTTGTTCCCACAGAATTTCTATTCCATTTGGGTAAAGCGGACATTCGGCAAGTGGATCTAGGTGACCAAGTCCAAAAGAGAATGACCATCCTCTTTGCGGATATCAGATCCTTTACCGAGTTTTCAGAAACATTAACTCCTAAGGAAAATTTTGACTTTTTAAATAGTTATCTCCAAAGAGTGGGTCCAATCATCAGACACAACAATGGATTCATCGATAAATTCATTGGGGATGCGGTAATGGCTTTATTTCCTTATGATACCAATGATGCGGTCAAAGCAGCCGTAGAAATGCAAGAAGCCATTCGGATTTACAACGGGCATAGATCCAATTGTGGTTATATCCCCATCGAAGTAGGAATTGGGATTCACACAGGAAACCTCACCTTAGGAATCTTAGGCGAACACAAACGAATGGAAGGAACCGTTATTTCCGACGCTGTCAACCTTGCCTCTCGGATCGAAGGAATCACCAAACTCTTTTCTTCTCGAATTGTGATTAGTGCTGACACTTTTATCGAAGCATCTGAAGGATTAGGATACCATTACCGACTCCTCGACCGTGTGGCCATCAAAGGAAAAACAGAATCTGTTTTTGTTGTGGAAGTTTTGGATGGATACGAACCCGAAAAAGCAGCAAGACTTGTTTCTACAAAAGATGATTATACTCTCGCCTTGGATGCCTTCCGGCGAGAAGATTTTGAAGAGGCCATTGAAGGATTTTCCAAACTACTCGATACAAACCCCGACGACTCTGTTTCACGATTGTTTTTGGAGCGTTGTCACGAAGCGCGAACCAAACCAAAAATGGAACTGGGAAGTTAATTCAGCTTAGTTTACGTTTGGCTTGAAAATAATAACCCATTCCAAGTAAAATTCCAATACCTAAAACTCCAAGAGCTAAATACGGCTCAGAAATACAAACAGAACCAAGTGCGACTAGTCCCAGAACCATGGCAATTCCAGGTAGGAATGGATACAATGGTGCTTTATATGGCCTTTCCATATTTGGCTCTTTTTTACGGAGAACAAAATAGGAAACTAAACTTAAGAGATACATACCACAAGCACCTAATGCAGAAATGGTGATAAGTTCAGCAGTATCCAAAAAACACATACAAAAAATTCCCAAGGTTCCTCCAGAAAGGACAGCATTCCCTGGTACCGAAGAACCTTTGCTTAACTTTGAAAGGTAATTTGGCAAATACCCTTCCTTTGCCATAGCATAAACCAACCGAGAATTTCCAAGGATGATCCCAAAAAGTGAGGCCACAAGTCCAAATAAACCAATAAAGGTAAATACAAAAGGCCAAATTTGATCTTTGCCGTATAACTTTTGCAATACATAAGACAGTGGATAATCCAATTCAGAAATTTCTTTGATATCTACAACAGAAGCAGTAAAAACAAAAATAAGTCCCGCCAAACAGAGTAAAGTTAAAATACCAGCAGTGTATCCAATAGGAATGTCCTTTGCTGGATTACGAACTTCTTCGGAAGCCAAAGCCACTCCTTCCACTGCCAGAAAAAACCAAATGGCAAATGGAATGGAAAGAAAAACGGAACCCCAAGAAATGGAATGAACTTCTGGAAAATTAGGAATACGTTGGAAAGAAATATGAGGAACCAAAAATGTTAAGTATAGTAAAAGCCCAAACACGGCCACAAGTGTAACGAATAATTCAAAACGTGCAGTTTGTTTGATCCCCGTTAAGTTGATTAACAACAACAAACAAAACATAACAATCCCAGCACCAAACTCTGGAATGACGGGAAATAGAAAATGAATGTATCCACCGAGGGCAGAAGCAATGGCAGGTGGGGCGAGTAAAAATTCTACAAGAACCAAATACCCAGTGACGAGTCCAAACAAATCTCCGAGAGCCCTTTTTGCATAAGCAGATGGTCCACCGGATTGTGGGATGCTAGCAGCAAGTTCAGTAAAACAAAGTGCAAAAAGAACATAGAAAGTAGCAATCAATGCTACAGCAAAACTAAATTCCCAAAAACTAGCTTTTGACCATCCAAAGTTCCAACCAAAATAATCACCAGAAATCACAAGCCCAACAGCGATGCCCCATAAATGGACAGAATGTAGAACTTTATGCATCTTTGGATCTTCTTTCATACCACCTCTTTTTGCTGAAACAATTGTGTACATATTGAATCACACACTTACATTGAATCAAAAAACTTAATATACGAATCATACTACATCTATTATCAGCAACTTTTTTCAAATTCGAATGAGATTGTTTGGCGAGATTCATCCAACTTCTTGCAAAATTGAGACCGATTTCTCGAAGTATTTCTGTTAAATGAAAAATTTCGGAATTGCAAATGATTCTAAATCCTAATAATATAGGGAAAATACTAGAAAACGGACCTAAAAAATGCGAAACATCAATTTAACCTTAATTATACTTTTATTTTTCATTTATCCTTTAAGTGCAGTACAAACCATCCTTCTCAAACAAGGCAAATCCATCAAGGGGATCGTCACAAATCAAAACGTGGATAGTGTCGAAGTAGACACACAAAATGGAAAACACATGGTCATTTCCAAAAAAACTGTCCTAAAGATTATCTATAAAGACATTGCGGAATCAGAAGAAGAAATCATTCGTAAAGAAGAAGAAGAAAAACGAAAGTCGGAAAAAGAAAAAGCCATCGCCGCCAAACAAGAAGAAATCCGCAAACGTAGAGAAGAATTATCCAGACAAGACGCAGAAAAGAAAGCCAAACAAGAAGGGGGAGAAGTAGTAACCCATAGCCTTCGTGATTCTTTTGTTCTTGGGTCTGTTGCTGATGGTAACATGATCACTCTCGCTCCCGACTCGGCAAGATGTCAGGCCTTCCAAGAGTATACAGAATACTTTTGGTTGTTTGGTGCCTTACGTTTTAGTGAACCAAATTGGGATGAATTACTTCCCAAAGACAGCCGTCCGGTTCGTATCAAACAAACATCAACTTGGACAGACATGGCAATCACCTTACTGGGTGGATTTCTCATTACAGTCACTCGTAAGACAATTGTTGTTGATGTTTGTGAAGGAAATGGTTTCCGCATGGTTTCTGATTCCGAAATCAAACGCATCAAAGATGAAGCCGTAGAACAAATCAGAACCGAACAAGAACTGAAAGAAGCAGAAGAAAAATACGAATTAGAACAACTCGAAAAAGATTTAGAATCTTTGAAGAAGAAGAAGTAAAAATTAGAACGGAACTGAATATGAATCTTAGATTTTTACAACTACCTTTCTTTCCTTTTCATCAGCTAACAAAGGGAATTTGTATCTTACTTGTTCCTTTTTTAATGTTTCAAAATTGTTATTTCAATCCGGTTGTGAATGGAATCTTAAATCCAAAGGTAGAAGAGTCTGACTCATCCGCATTGCTTGGATTAGCTGGTGGACTTGGGGGTTCAGCATCTACCGTTAGCATCACTGGCCAAATCAAAAAGCTGGGTGTTTCTCTTGTTGGCGTCGACGTCAGCTTAGGAACCCCTTTATTTTCTTCGAAGAATACTATCTCTTCTACAACAAATACGGCTGGAAGATTCTATCTAGATATCCCAACGGGATCGGCAACCTTACAGTTTTCGGATGGAGGTACCTTAGTAACCATCCAATTAATGGTCACACCAATAGGAGCGACTGTTGGCTTTATTAACAATTCTAGCTATTCAGTCCAAAATTTAGATGTTTATGTCCTTGGGTCAGAGCCTCCTGTTTATTTGGAGTTGCTATCGTCCATGCCTTTTGATGGAGCAGTGATTAATAGTAGTAACTACTATGACTTCGTTCCTGATGGAAGATTTCTATTTACCTTCTCTGAAGAAGTCGATTATGAAGCCAGTTCCTCCGCAAGTTTCATTATCAATCCATCACTTGATGAATTGACTATTGACTTTTCAAAAGAAAACGTGTATATCCTTCCTAGCTTCTCTCTTTCACCAAATCAATTTTATACCATTACATTAAATTCTGGTATCAAATCACTAACTGGTAAATCGAATAGACCGACGACAATCCAATTTATGACTGGGGATCTATTCTTATAGCTATTGAAGAACCCCTGCTCGAATGGAATTGACCCATTCTATAAGAAAACTTGAGCATTGAGTCGGTGTTTGCTTCAGTAGCAAAATTTTTACAAAAAGAATAGGATGGAAATTTATGAGAATACAAATCCACAAAATCTATTTTATAATTTTCTTTCTTCCTTTTTTTTCTAACTGTTATTTCAATCCGGTTGTGAATGGGATTTTAAACCCGCTGGAAGAAGAAAATAATAATTCATTCCTTGGTCTGCTAGGCCTCGCACAAGGAACATCGAACCTAATGATCACAGGCCAAATCCGTAACCCCAATGGGGTTGTCATGTTAGGCCTTGGTTTAACACCTTCTGCTACTGCAAACAACATAAAATCTACATCACCTTATATGACTGATGCAGGAGGAAGGTTTTATCTTCCTTACCAATCCGGCAGGATTAGCTTTGACGTTTCACAGAATGGCTCTCCCTTTTTTACTCTTATATTAAACGTTTTGAATCCAAACGGAATCACCGCAGAGACAGTTGGTGCTCCAGCAGGATTGGAAATATCCAATTTAAGAACCATTAGTGGCAGCGAGACCTCTACCTTTTTTGAGTTGGTCAATGCATATATTCTAGATGGAGAAAGTAATGAAATTCCGCTGCACAATGCAGAGGTATCAAATTGGATTCCAGCGTTTTTCTTTGCTTTTACAGAACCGACAATTCCTGCCTTAACAACAGGGCCATTAGCGGCTGATTGGATTTCTCAAAATATTTCGATCTCACCAGCTGCTTCATTCGACAATTTTATGATAGTCACAGGAAATACATTGTCGGTTGCTCCAATGTCTTTACCTGGACCAGCTGTATATGAGATTACTCTAAAGTCCGGAATCCTATCCGCAACAGGGAAATCTTTAACACCAAGGACGATTCGTTTTACATATAATTACGCCCCTTAAGCCATATTAGAATCTTTTTTTCAGGCACTGGATTATTTCACATAGTCAATAAATTTCTTGCCAAACATCACTACTTTCGATAGAATTAACCCCTTAGGATTCTAACCCGAGAGAATTTTCTTTGTAAAACAATCCCTCTTTTTTCTGGAGAAACGATATGAGCTCGCGATTTAATTTACTATCTGTTTCAGTATTTTTGAGTTTATGGATGTTGCTTGGGAATTGTTATTTCAATCCAGCGGTGCAAATGGTTGTGAATCCTACTGTAGCGGAAGAGCCAGACGTAGCAAGTGCTGGATTCATCGCTGCTCTTGCCACCCCTCCTGCATTACCATCCCCTTATTTTTCTCTTGTGAGCTCTAGTCCAGCTGACGGCGAAGACCTTATCACTTCCCAATCAACAATATCTTTTACCTTTTCAGAAACATTGGATCTCGATATTCCAAATGCGAGCACCTGGATCGCTACGAATATTCTACAAGCTCAACCTCTTTTAAACTTCAATCCAACGGTAACTATATCTGATAATAAATTTGATCTTTCCTTATCTAGTGCCATAGGCCCAGGATTCACATATATCATTACTTTTGGATCTGGAATTAAAGTAAAATCAGGTAAACCGTTGGCTCCAGGAACAAAGGTTACATTTACCTGCAATGGATGCACCCCCACATAAAGTATTCATTTTTTCTATTGACAACATAAAGTAATATATCAGATAATTCATATATTCGCATAAAATTATACTGCGGTCACTTATTTGACGCCATATTTACGAAAATGAATTTGATAATACGTAAACTCAAATACTCTCTACTTATAGTTCTACTTTTAATCCAAGCAAACTGTTACTACAACCCTTTCGTTCAAAAAATTCTAGCTCCCGATCCCAAAGAAGACTCATCCATTCTCCTAGGACTCCCTCTTCTGGGCGGACTGACTCCTGCACCCTTTGCATTATCTATTGCTGGCCAAATTAGAAATGAAACAGGTGCGGTAGTTTCGAATGCAGAATTAAAAGTGATCCATCGATCGAATGAACTGGAAGGATTAGATTCAACGGTGACGACAGATTCTGGTGGGAGATTTTTTATTCACTTGTCCACCGGTTCCACAACATTTGAGGTTACTCTATTAGGTTCCACTTATTTTACTTTTACACTTTTTGTTTCTTCACCTCAGGACATCAGAGTTTCGGAAATCAAAGGCAATTCTAATCCCTTGGAAGTCTCAAGTTTTTTTGCTTATGAGCCAGGAAACCAACCTAGTTTTTTTGAACTGACATATTCTATCCCATACAACAATCAAATTCTCGAGTATACACCAGAAAGTTTTAATTTTTATTTTTCTGACTTCCCTCAGGGACTAGGACAAGTTCAAGCAGCAACGTGGCTTGCTGAAAATATTACAGTGATTCCAGCAATTTCTTTAAATAATGTGGAAATTATGTCAGAGTCCATTTTCATAAGTGCTGCCAACTTCACCAATGGAGTTACCTATAGTATAACCTTGGGCCCAGGAATTCGATCCCAATCAGGAATCCCCCTCACCCCAAGAACTTTGTTGATCTCTTGTCTTTCCGAATGCGGATATTAACTCATACTTGACAACGAAACGGATCTTTTATAGTTTTTGGTGGTTGTGAATGCTCCACCGAACCAATACAAAATTTATTTCCCGAAAACACTCAAAAGTTTTTTAACCATATCTCTTTCGGTATTTGTTCTCTTTTTCTGCTCTCCTTCCCATGAAGAATCCATAGACTCACTTGTTTCCAAAGTTCCCAATCCTAAGGAACTCAGAAATAGTTGGGTAGAAGACAGTGCCGGTGTTTTGACAGACACATCAGTCATCGACAATATGATTAGCGCAGAAGAAGCTTTAAGTGGTTTGGAAATTGCGGTTGTCACATTGCCGACGATTGGAAGTTATGTGCCAAAAGACTTTGCCGTAGCATTATTTAAGTATTGGAAAATTGGGAAAAAAGGCAAGGACAATGGAATCCTTGTTTTACACATCATCGACCAAAGGCGTGTAGAAATCGAAACTGGATATGGTCTAGAAGGAGACCTTCCCGATGTCACCATTAAACGAATTATTGATACCTACACCATTCCCGCATTCAAAGCAGACGACTTTCAAAAGGGTCATGCCGATACGGTTGCCGCACTCATTGGCAAACTGAATCATCCCGAAATTGCGGTGGAAGATTTATTGTCCAATCCCTCGGATACAAATGTTGCAACAGATACAAGTGAAGATCCTTCAAACAATGACACATCCAATCAGTCTAAACGAACGGATGAATATGACTACCAAGGAAAATCCTACTCGCAACTCACAGATGATGAAAAGAAAATCTTAGAAGAAACCGTTGATAGATACAATACCACTGGAAATTATTTTTTAAACGATGAAGAATCAAGATTGTTAAACGAAAAATTCGCCGAACAAGAAAAAATAGAAAAGGAAGAATCGTTTCGAAATAAACAATTCTTAATCCTAGGTTACCTTGGTTTATTTGTATTTTTAAATTTATTCCAAAGGATTGTGGTTTGGCTCACACCTTCTCCAACTGCCAAATACCATATTGTCCACAAAACAGATTTTATTCTGTTTTATGGAATTGTGATCAGTCCTGTCATCATTGCCATCACCCTATTGTCTTTGGTGTTAGATGAAGCATTATTTCCAGTATCGATTTTTCTGATCATAGGTAGTATCATAGTCTTCTTTATTTTTTGGGGAGACTTACGAATGCGTAAGTTGATGGAACGATTACAAGCCATTCGCAACACACCCAGAAACTGTAAAAAATGTGGAACCGCTATGGTGAAACTTTCGGAAGAAGAGGATAACATCCATTTGTCGAAAGGACAAATTTCTGAAGAGCTTGTGAATTCCATAGATTACGATGTTTGGGTATGTCCTGGATGTGAGGCCAACTCCATTCTCAAATTCCCAAATATCGATCCCGAATACATTTACAAAGGCACTTCCTTTCGTAAGATTAAGACCTGCCCCGAATGTAAGTTCGAAACCTTTGTTTGTAAATCCAGTCGTATTTTGTCGGAAGCAACTTACAGCAGTTCGGGTAAGGTAGAAGTCAGACGAAATTGTGCTCACTGCAAACATAGTGCCACCGAATACGAAACCATTCCCAAAAAACAAAAGAGCAGTTCAGGCGGCTCCTCTGGTGGCGGTGGCGGCGGGGGAGGAAGTTTTGGAGGTGGTTCCTCGGGTGGGGGTGGAAGCGGCGGAAGTTACTAGATGCCCTTTACCCAAGTGATGAATTGGAAGAATCGAATATGAAAACAAATGATTCTAATTTTTTAAGTTTTCTCGGAGCACCTGCCCAGAGAGCTTTGATCAATGAACTTGGGATTTCAAAACTCGAAGATCTATCTCGATTTACGAAAAAAGACCTACTTCGATTACACGGGTTTGGTCCCAGTTCCCTCCCCAAACTTGAAGCCGAACTAAAAAAACTAGGGATCCAATTGAAAGATGAATCGTAGTTCACTCACCTTTATTTTCAAAACCGTTAGAAACGGTGGAAACCACTTTCTAGAACGTTTTCAACGGTTTTAGTTGTACAGTGCATATCTCTCCGCAGGACTAGGTGTTAATTCAAGTTTCTATCCCTCTACGATAATAAATCCTTTCAACGGAAAACTTTTGGTTATAACCACAAACGGAGCCAACTCTACCAAACCCTCCCTCTTTATCTGGTAACCAATCCCCGCGCCACAGGATCCGAAGGGCTTGGTCTCACCCGACTAGGGTGAGACGGGAGCGTTAGCGCACCCCGGAGGAAGCCCGGTCGGTTTAGAATCATAGTAAGGTCACCTAACCAATTCGAGGCGCCCAAAAATCCTTAAATCCAAGGATGCAAAGAAAATAAAAATTTCCAGGGAAATGGAATCTCCGCTGTCATCGAGGCCGCGATCCAATTCGAACAAAATTAAATATAGTATTTATCCCTACTGAAAAAATCCCTTCTTTTTTGGAACCAAACATACATTCGCCTATTCGATTTTGATACCAATTTAGAAAATGGCGCTATGTACAATCCGTCTGACCTCACAAGCAAACAGTCGTTTGTTTTTACTAAGCATAATCTATTTATTTTTGTCATTTTTCTCCTATGCAGTTCGAACATTTTTGCCAATGAAAATGAGGCTTCGCTTTCCATTCACGATAAAAAGGGCAGATGGAATCTCCAATGGGGTTACAACAGAAGTTCTTATACGCAAAGTGATATTAATTTTCGCGGTCCGGGTTATAACTACACTCTCAAAGACGTGAACGCAAAAGATAAACCGGAATCTTTTAAGCCAGAGGTTTATTTAAACCCTTCCAAATTTGAAATCCCACAATACAATTTAAAGATTAGTTATTTCTTCACCGACAGGTTCTTTTTGGCTTTTGGCCAAGACCATATGAAGTATGTGGTCACACCAGGCCAACCTGTGAAGTATTCTGGTTACATTGATCCAGGTGTGATTGCTAAAAATCAATTGGCATTGTCACCGGAGGCGGCCGCTTTTATTTATCTCTTTCCTGGACATGTACAGGAAATGGCGGGTTATCATGGTGGAGAACAAACCATTGCTTTAACACCTGATATCCTAAAGTATGAACATACTGATGGACTCAATTATTTATTTTTAGACTTTGGTTGGATCACACCTCTTTATACTTCTTCCGATGGACTCAGCGGTATTAGTTTAGTTTCTACAATTGGGGCTGGACCGGTAGTTTGTCGTAGCGACGTACGCGTGTTAGGGAAAGGCCAAAACAATAACTTCCATCTTTCAGGTTACGGTGTTTCCGGATATGTTGCGACTCGTTATGAGTTTTCTCGAACATACTTTATAGAATTAGGTGGTAAGGGTGGATACATTGACCTAACAGATGTTCTTACCAGTGGTGGATCCAATCGTGCTTCTCAAAATTTTGGATTTTTAGAACTGGTTCTGTCTGGCGGAATTGCTATTTAGCAATTTTATAGATTGATTCTACACTGTCCTACAAATTGAATAGAACTATGAATGAATCCATCGTTTATCAAATCTCTGTCCAATCGTTTAAAAAAGGACTTGGGAATTTAGTCAAAATTTTAGAAAAAGCAGAAGCCTATTCAGAAACAAAAAAGTTTCCCTTTGAGAATTTACTTAATTCACGACTTTTCCCCGACCAATTCCAGTTAACCAAACAAATCCAAATTGCATGTGATACAGCCAAACTTTGTGTCGCCCGGATTTCAGGAAAAGACGCACCAGTTCACGATGATTCCGAAACGAATTTAGCAGAACTAAAAAATCGAATTGGTTCTGTGATCCAATACTTAGATACTTTTAAAGAAGAGGATTTTAAGTCAGCGAGTGAAATCAAAGTTTCACAGCCAAGATGGGAAGGAAAATATTTAACTGGATTTGAATATCTTACAAACCACGCAATTCCTAATTTTTATTTCCACATAACAACTGCCTATGCGATTCTAAGGCATAATGGTGTTGAAGTTGGGAAAAAAGATTATTTAGGTGAAATGCCATTTAAGAAATAAATGGAATCTGTTTTTTAAAGATTTCTAAGGGCTCTGACTCGAAGAGCC from Leptospira noumeaensis includes:
- the eat gene encoding ethanolamine permease, producing MKEDPKMHKVLHSVHLWGIAVGLVISGDYFGWNFGWSKASFWEFSFAVALIATFYVLFALCFTELAASIPQSGGPSAYAKRALGDLFGLVTGYLVLVEFLLAPPAIASALGGYIHFLFPVIPEFGAGIVMFCLLLLINLTGIKQTARFELFVTLVAVFGLLLYLTFLVPHISFQRIPNFPEVHSISWGSVFLSIPFAIWFFLAVEGVALASEEVRNPAKDIPIGYTAGILTLLCLAGLIFVFTASVVDIKEISELDYPLSYVLQKLYGKDQIWPFVFTFIGLFGLVASLFGIILGNSRLVYAMAKEGYLPNYLSKLSKGSSVPGNAVLSGGTLGIFCMCFLDTAELITISALGACGMYLLSLVSYFVLRKKEPNMERPYKAPLYPFLPGIAMVLGLVALGSVCISEPYLALGVLGIGILLGMGYYFQAKRKLS
- a CDS encoding adenylate/guanylate cyclase domain-containing protein; translated protein: MKKLFLILILFQLSCLSEERNVKAEAEKGYLDLRNHSFTEHAYIALNGEWKFFWNTPPSKIRETDSDFYLNLPNHWNGYKMPYGSLGGFGQASFRIKIKLNEKLSETMALTVHEQDTSYAIYVNGKYLGGSGIPGPNANEFVPQVKSTLVVLPETSDLTIDLYVANYVHRKGGIWNDIVLSTYTNAESRLTKRKINETMLSSVLAFVGLFFLVMYFYNRDGKHTMGIFLFSLAVFFRTISTGERIISEFYDFPYWFLLRLEYISWFWSAPLLYHYFYTLFPEDFSKKVGNFFYTLSFILSLGLLLPPVYFTETASIYPIAFVGNGVYIFVYLYRAYKKSRMESKLLLAGMLLVLVAATNDVLHAESYIHTMYVGPTSVVVFVFLQVITFGRIVRQNITKSLEFAHEQKQLSHSFSRFVPTEFLFHLGKADIRQVDLGDQVQKRMTILFADIRSFTEFSETLTPKENFDFLNSYLQRVGPIIRHNNGFIDKFIGDAVMALFPYDTNDAVKAAVEMQEAIRIYNGHRSNCGYIPIEVGIGIHTGNLTLGILGEHKRMEGTVISDAVNLASRIEGITKLFSSRIVISADTFIEASEGLGYHYRLLDRVAIKGKTESVFVVEVLDGYEPEKAARLVSTKDDYTLALDAFRREDFEEAIEGFSKLLDTNPDDSVSRLFLERCHEARTKPKMELGS
- a CDS encoding LA_0442/LA_0875 N-terminal domain-containing protein; this translates as MRNINLTLIILLFFIYPLSAVQTILLKQGKSIKGIVTNQNVDSVEVDTQNGKHMVISKKTVLKIIYKDIAESEEEIIRKEEEEKRKSEKEKAIAAKQEEIRKRREELSRQDAEKKAKQEGGEVVTHSLRDSFVLGSVADGNMITLAPDSARCQAFQEYTEYFWLFGALRFSEPNWDELLPKDSRPVRIKQTSTWTDMAITLLGGFLITVTRKTIVVDVCEGNGFRMVSDSEIKRIKDEAVEQIRTEQELKEAEEKYELEQLEKDLESLKKKK
- a CDS encoding FMN-binding glutamate synthase family protein, translating into MDAHLMDQILNWIETYPLSSTFVGLLLFLVLVFIRDITQKTHTIQRNFPIVGRLRYFLEMIGPELRQYWVAHDKEERPFDRTERSWIYATAKGQNNNFGFGTTEIQYEPGYPIIKHKAFPYPEAKAYIHNQDPSCIPCLKIIGSKRKFPYRPYSIVNISAMSFGSLGKNAVLALNRGARDSGAYQNTGEGGLSHYHMEGADMVWQIGTGYFGARDKSGKFSLDVLKEKVAKNPCIKMIEIKLSQGAKPGKGGILPAKKVNAEIAAIRHVEEGKDCISPNSHSEFTNVKELVQFIERIASGTGLPVGIKSAVGEIEFWEELAREMKQTSLGPDFITIDGGEGGTGAAPLTYADHVSLPFKIGFQRVYTLFQKEGLSEQIVWIGSGKLGFPDRAVVAIAMGCDLINIAREAMLSIGCIQAQKCHTDHCPAGVATQNWWLQRGVDPTIKGKRAAKYIQGFRKELLSLAHSCGYEHPGQFTGQDIEISMGMNRYQTLEGLLGYKRDEVNFTKLQDYTVFPKRQA
- a CDS encoding response regulator yields the protein MNPKICVIDDDQIYQFTTKKIISNAGIKGEILVFSDAENALDFFHAEFQNKDRLPDIIFLDINMPLMDGWQFLDAFEKILPSFPKSIEVFLVSSSVDSADTDRAAKIPIISGYIFKPFTKEKLLESISHVQS